A single window of Jiangella alkaliphila DNA harbors:
- the ychF gene encoding redox-regulated ATPase YchF yields the protein MSLTIGIVGLPNVGKSTLFNALTKNDVLAANYPFATIEPNVGVVGVPDPRLAKLAEIFDSARQVPATVSFVDIAGIVKGASEGQGLGNKFLANIREADAICQVIRVFNDPDVVHVDGRIEPKADIETINTELILADLQTIENALPRLVKEARMAKEKQDTVAAVERAKEILDGGQTVFAARLDLEPLRELHLLTAKPFLYVFNMDDEELSDDALKTELRALVAPAEAIFLDAQIEAELSELDEAEALELLQSMGQEESGLDMLARVGFDTLGLQTYLTAGPKEARAWTIRKGATAPEAAGVIHTDFQKGFIKAEVVSFDDLVATGSMTEARAKGLVRMEGKDYVMADGDVVEFRFNV from the coding sequence GTGAGTCTCACCATCGGCATCGTCGGCCTGCCCAACGTCGGCAAGTCCACGCTGTTCAACGCCCTGACGAAGAACGACGTGCTGGCCGCGAACTACCCGTTCGCCACCATCGAGCCCAACGTCGGCGTCGTCGGCGTGCCCGATCCGCGGCTCGCGAAGCTGGCCGAGATCTTCGACTCCGCCCGCCAGGTGCCTGCCACTGTCAGCTTCGTCGACATCGCCGGCATCGTGAAGGGCGCTTCCGAGGGGCAGGGCCTGGGCAACAAGTTCCTCGCCAACATCCGCGAGGCCGACGCGATCTGCCAGGTCATCCGCGTCTTCAATGACCCTGACGTCGTCCACGTCGACGGCCGCATCGAGCCGAAGGCCGACATCGAGACGATCAACACCGAGCTGATCCTCGCCGACCTGCAGACCATCGAGAACGCCCTGCCGCGCCTGGTCAAGGAGGCGCGGATGGCCAAGGAGAAGCAGGACACCGTCGCCGCCGTCGAGCGCGCCAAGGAGATCCTCGACGGCGGTCAGACCGTCTTCGCCGCCCGCCTCGACCTCGAGCCGCTGCGCGAGCTGCACCTCCTCACCGCCAAGCCGTTCCTCTACGTCTTCAACATGGACGACGAGGAGCTCTCCGACGACGCCCTCAAGACCGAGCTGCGCGCCCTGGTCGCGCCCGCCGAGGCGATCTTCCTCGACGCCCAGATCGAGGCCGAGCTCTCCGAGCTGGACGAGGCCGAGGCGCTGGAGCTGCTGCAGTCGATGGGCCAGGAGGAGTCCGGCCTCGACATGCTCGCCCGGGTCGGCTTCGACACGCTGGGCCTGCAGACCTACCTCACGGCCGGCCCCAAAGAGGCGCGCGCCTGGACCATCCGCAAGGGCGCCACGGCACCCGAAGCGGCCGGCGTCATCCACACCGACTTCCAGAAGGGCTTCATCAAGGCCGAGGTCGTCTCCTTCGACGACCTCGTCGCGACCGGCTCGATGACGGAGGCACGCGCGAAGGGCCTCGTCCGCATGGAGGGCAAGGACTACGTCATGGCCGACGGCGACGTCGTCGAGTTCCGCTTCAACGTCTGA